The following are encoded together in the Pyramidobacter piscolens W5455 genome:
- a CDS encoding Na+/H+ antiporter NhaC family protein, translated as MALARGGGANELVAAGAIMSGIYFGDRCSPASSCANLVASLTGTELYDNIRLMMKTSLAAVGCCGLFYYLLSLTYPMPRADSGMILSLEKSFDLTPWVIVPAIIMFVMPLLKVRSLYAFLASIAFAWGCTVYFQHATWGDSLRYAALGFSAEPGSAAALFNGGGLMSMLDMCAVLFISGTYSGIFDGTHMLDGLQGRLAGLMRRTSSFAALTLVGVLANGIFCNQTIGVMMTAQMMKRPYERAGLGRTELAQDIANSTVVTAGLIPWCIASSAPLAMLEVSARALPYAAYLYLLPLSYALTKKIWFKS; from the coding sequence ATGGCTTTGGCGCGCGGCGGCGGGGCCAATGAACTGGTCGCCGCGGGAGCGATCATGTCGGGCATATACTTCGGAGACCGCTGTTCGCCGGCCTCGTCCTGCGCGAATCTTGTCGCGTCGTTGACGGGGACGGAGCTTTACGACAATATCAGGCTGATGATGAAGACTTCTCTGGCGGCGGTGGGATGTTGCGGGCTGTTCTATTATCTTCTTTCCCTGACCTATCCGATGCCGCGCGCCGACAGCGGCATGATCCTGTCCTTGGAAAAGAGTTTCGATTTGACGCCGTGGGTGATCGTTCCCGCGATTATCATGTTCGTGATGCCGCTGTTGAAAGTGCGGTCGCTTTATGCTTTTCTTGCCAGTATCGCGTTTGCCTGGGGCTGCACGGTGTATTTTCAGCACGCGACTTGGGGCGACTCGCTTCGGTATGCCGCCTTGGGGTTCTCCGCCGAGCCCGGTTCCGCGGCGGCTCTGTTCAACGGCGGCGGGCTGATGTCTATGCTCGACATGTGTGCCGTCCTGTTTATTTCCGGGACCTATTCGGGAATTTTCGACGGCACGCATATGCTCGACGGCCTTCAGGGACGCCTTGCCGGCCTTATGCGCCGAACGAGTTCCTTTGCCGCTTTGACGCTGGTCGGCGTTCTTGCTAACGGGATTTTCTGCAATCAGACGATTGGCGTCATGATGACGGCTCAAATGATGAAGAGGCCTTATGAACGCGCAGGGCTTGGTCGCACGGAGCTGGCCCAGGACATCGCCAATTCCACGGTGGTGACGGCGGGACTGATCCCCTGGTGTATCGCCAGCTCCGCCCCGCTGGCGATGCTGGAAGTCTCGGCGCGGGCTCTTCCGTATGCCGCGTATCTCTATTTGCTCCCGCTTTCCTACGCGCTGACGAAAAAGATCTGGTTCAAAAGTTAA